The Anabaena sp. WA102 genome contains a region encoding:
- a CDS encoding DUF3086 domain-containing protein has protein sequence MNPEESPTPEPINEWLEQIEVQPPTDELPEKPSTDLQLETKASGELATSETTELEAEDSLYIQAKQRLAQLQQKSSDLSAEIAQLETTYATLRTQISVTQTALSQVVQESLSQLEQRKQALQISVEQLERRQERIRNEMRTTFAGTSQDIAIRVQGFKDYLTGSLQDLASAAEQMQLVKPAQEREKPAPKEAKAVQEQMANATLSLSEMPQLGQQQFQDTTKKIRRLLDQYRNQPDYYGQPWQLRRTFEPIHAEKISNWLFTLGGRGALRTMGSRLQNILIASSAISILHQLYGDASGERSYRVRTLILANTPERLGEWRRGLQDCLGIGRSDFGPDRGVVLFEAPTALAQKAERLVKANQMPLIIIDDSEEQISLTLLQFPLWLAFAPDPKTMKDRDFNDDF, from the coding sequence ATGAACCCAGAAGAATCTCCAACTCCAGAACCCATAAATGAGTGGTTAGAACAAATAGAAGTGCAACCCCCTACAGATGAACTACCAGAAAAACCGTCCACCGATTTACAATTAGAAACTAAAGCATCTGGTGAATTGGCAACGTCAGAAACAACAGAACTAGAAGCAGAAGATTCACTATATATACAAGCGAAACAAAGATTAGCCCAATTACAGCAAAAGTCATCAGACCTTAGTGCAGAAATTGCTCAATTGGAAACTACTTATGCCACCCTGCGGACGCAAATTAGTGTAACTCAAACCGCACTCTCGCAAGTTGTCCAAGAGTCATTATCACAGTTAGAACAACGCAAACAAGCCTTACAAATTTCTGTCGAACAACTTGAACGTCGTCAAGAACGAATTCGTAATGAAATGCGGACAACCTTTGCAGGGACATCTCAAGATATAGCAATTCGGGTACAAGGTTTTAAAGACTATCTCACAGGTAGTTTACAGGATTTGGCATCAGCAGCAGAACAAATGCAACTGGTAAAACCTGCACAAGAACGGGAAAAGCCAGCGCCGAAAGAAGCTAAAGCTGTGCAAGAACAAATGGCTAACGCCACGCTATCGCTATCGGAAATGCCACAACTTGGTCAACAGCAGTTTCAGGATACCACTAAAAAAATCCGGCGCTTACTTGACCAATACCGCAACCAGCCAGACTATTATGGACAGCCCTGGCAATTACGCCGCACCTTTGAACCAATTCATGCAGAAAAAATCTCAAATTGGTTATTTACCTTAGGTGGACGGGGTGCTTTACGGACAATGGGTAGCCGCTTACAGAATATTTTAATTGCTTCATCGGCAATTTCGATATTACATCAATTATATGGCGATGCCTCCGGCGAGCGAAGCTATCGCGTGCGAACCCTAATTTTAGCAAACACTCCAGAACGTTTAGGTGAATGGCGACGCGGTTTACAAGATTGTTTAGGTATCGGTCGTTCCGATTTTGGACCCGACAGAGGAGTGGTATTATTTGAAGCACCGACAGCTTTAGCCCAAAAAGCCGAGAGATTAGTTAAAGCCAATCAAATGCCTTTAATTATCATTGATGATTCTGAGGAACAAATTAGTTTAACATTACTACAATTCCCTCTCTGGTTAGCTTTTGCCCCTGACCCAAAAACCATGAAAGATCGGGATTTTAACGATGATTTTTAA
- the plsY gene encoding glycerol-3-phosphate 1-O-acyltransferase PlsY — MFLWLSLCGVVVLLAYLLGSFPTGYLAGKLLKGIDIREVGSGSTGATNVLRTLGKVPGAFVLLIDALKGVLAINLGYALFNIAYSQNLIPPTVNPGIWQPYLVTLAGLAALLGHSKSVFLGFTGGKSVASGVGILLAINWQIGLSTLGVFAVVIAISRIVSLSSICGAIAVSILMVIFHQPLAYILLGLTGGLYVIIRHRSNIERLIAGTEPKIGQKVETQTEQIT, encoded by the coding sequence ATGTTTCTTTGGTTAAGTTTGTGTGGAGTGGTGGTTTTATTAGCTTACCTATTGGGTTCTTTCCCCACTGGATATCTAGCAGGTAAGCTATTAAAAGGAATTGATATTCGGGAAGTTGGTTCTGGTTCAACAGGTGCAACTAATGTTTTGAGAACTTTGGGTAAAGTCCCAGGGGCATTTGTGTTATTAATTGATGCTTTAAAAGGAGTATTAGCCATAAATTTAGGTTATGCCTTATTTAACATTGCTTATAGTCAAAACTTAATTCCACCAACTGTAAATCCCGGAATTTGGCAACCTTATTTAGTCACATTAGCTGGTTTAGCCGCCCTTTTAGGACATAGTAAATCAGTCTTTCTCGGCTTTACTGGTGGTAAATCTGTAGCTAGTGGTGTGGGAATTTTACTAGCTATAAATTGGCAAATTGGATTATCAACATTAGGAGTATTTGCAGTAGTCATTGCCATTTCTAGAATTGTATCTTTAAGTTCCATTTGTGGAGCGATCGCAGTTTCTATTTTAATGGTAATTTTCCACCAACCTTTAGCCTACATTCTTCTTGGTTTGACTGGCGGTTTATATGTAATTATCCGTCACCGCAGTAATATTGAGCGATTAATTGCGGGTACAGAACCAAAAATTGGTCAAAAGGTAGAAACACAAACAGAACAAATTACTTAG
- a CDS encoding class I SAM-dependent methyltransferase — MATIFRDLSYRYQWLYDGISRLAAVTVGGEPRFRQLALQNLNLQSDTQILDLCCGSGQVTRFLVNFSENVTGLDASPLSIKRCQKNVPNATYIKAFAEDMPFADNLFDVVHTSAALHEMQPEQLRKIIQEVYRVLKPGGVFTLVDFHPPTNPIFWPGLAIFFWLFETQTAWELLKTDLPGLLGDYGFDVGKPSLYAGGSLQVIQARKIVE, encoded by the coding sequence ATGGCAACAATTTTTAGAGATTTAAGTTATAGATACCAATGGCTATATGATGGCATCTCTCGGTTAGCGGCTGTGACTGTGGGTGGTGAACCCCGGTTTCGTCAACTGGCTTTACAAAATTTAAACCTACAATCAGATACTCAGATTTTAGATTTATGTTGTGGTAGTGGTCAAGTAACCAGATTTTTAGTAAATTTTTCGGAAAACGTCACCGGTTTGGATGCTTCTCCATTGTCTATAAAACGATGCCAGAAAAATGTGCCAAATGCCACTTATATAAAAGCATTTGCTGAGGATATGCCTTTTGCAGATAATTTGTTTGATGTGGTACATACTAGCGCAGCTTTACACGAAATGCAGCCAGAACAACTCCGAAAAATCATTCAAGAGGTTTATCGGGTATTAAAACCGGGAGGAGTTTTCACTTTGGTGGATTTTCACCCCCCAACAAATCCGATATTTTGGCCGGGGTTGGCGATATTTTTCTGGTTGTTTGAAACCCAGACGGCTTGGGAATTGTTGAAAACAGATTTACCTGGTTTGTTAGGAGATTATGGTTTTGATGTGGGTAAACCTAGTTTATATGCTGGTGGAAGTTTGCAGGTAATTCAGGCAAGAAAAATTGTTGAATAG
- the hemH gene encoding ferrochelatase: MGRIGVLLLNLGGPDKLDDVGPFLYNLFSDPEIIRLPFRWMQKPLAWFIATRREKTSQENYKQIGGGSPLRRITEEQGEAIKAKLGELGQEANIYVGMRYWHPYTEEAIAQLTQDHIDKLVILPLYPQFSISTSGSSFRLLEQLWKENPKLQSLEYTVIASWYKEPGYLQAMAELILGELDKFPHPDGVHIFFSAHGVPKSYVEEAGDPYQQEIEECTTLIMQTLNRPNPHTLAYQSRVGPVEWLQPYTEDALNELGAKGVKDLVVVPISFVSEHIETLQEIDIEYREIAEEAGIHNFGRVPAPNTNPVFIRALCDLIVDVLQQPNLKLSQVTQMKKRVKMYPQERWEWGITTSAEVWNGRIAMLGFIGLIIELITGKGLLHVIGLLH; the protein is encoded by the coding sequence ATGGGTCGTATAGGGGTATTATTACTTAATCTTGGTGGTCCTGATAAACTAGACGATGTAGGACCTTTTTTGTATAATCTGTTTTCAGATCCCGAAATTATCCGTTTACCGTTTCGCTGGATGCAAAAACCTCTGGCTTGGTTTATTGCTACACGCCGAGAAAAAACATCTCAAGAAAATTATAAGCAAATTGGCGGCGGTTCTCCCTTACGACGGATTACAGAAGAACAAGGAGAAGCTATCAAGGCGAAGTTAGGTGAATTAGGACAAGAAGCTAATATCTATGTGGGAATGCGTTATTGGCATCCTTATACAGAGGAAGCGATCGCCCAACTTACCCAAGATCACATTGATAAGTTAGTAATTCTCCCACTTTATCCCCAATTTTCCATCAGCACCAGCGGTTCTAGTTTCCGGTTATTAGAACAACTATGGAAAGAAAACCCCAAACTCCAAAGTCTTGAATATACAGTCATTGCCTCTTGGTACAAAGAACCAGGTTATCTACAAGCAATGGCAGAACTCATACTTGGCGAACTTGATAAGTTTCCACATCCTGATGGTGTGCATATCTTCTTTAGCGCACATGGAGTACCTAAAAGCTATGTAGAGGAAGCAGGAGATCCCTATCAGCAAGAAATTGAGGAATGCACAACCTTAATTATGCAAACTCTCAATCGTCCCAATCCCCACACCCTCGCCTATCAAAGTCGTGTTGGTCCGGTAGAATGGCTACAACCCTACACAGAAGATGCACTAAACGAACTCGGTGCTAAAGGTGTGAAAGATTTGGTAGTTGTCCCCATTAGTTTTGTTTCTGAACATATCGAAACACTACAAGAAATTGACATTGAATATCGAGAAATAGCTGAAGAAGCAGGAATACATAACTTCGGACGAGTTCCTGCTCCCAATACTAATCCAGTTTTTATCAGAGCTTTATGCGACCTGATAGTTGATGTCTTGCAACAACCTAATCTCAAACTCTCTCAAGTTACCCAAATGAAAAAAAGGGTGAAAATGTATCCCCAAGAACGGTGGGAATGGGGAATCACTACCAGCGCAGAAGTTTGGAATGGTCGGATAGCCATGCTAGGTTTTATTGGGTTGATTATTGAATTAATCACTGGTAAAGGCTTACTGCACGTTATCGGACTTTTACATTAG
- a CDS encoding IS1634 family transposase, whose amino-acid sequence MFSTKDLELKKIDHLGIVAGIVDSIGIVEIINNLVGSEPGEKVSAGQVVKAMILNGLSMMSQPLYMFPKFFELIACEHLIGVGVKAEYLNDDKLGRVLDKLFIKGLDTVFLAVSLNAVEIYQISLSSSHLDSTSFHVHGEYENSLPSVIFEDSKESGSLEKENEESQSPQAIKLTYGYSRDHRPDLKQFITQLVCSGDGDIPIYIKAVSGNEVDSKKFGEIAVEYQKRIQVDSLIVADSALYTESNIKLMSSLKWLTRVPLTIKSAKNLVMSLAESEFVKSEKAGYSYAEKKITYGDIEQRWLIVQSQDRKKSDLKKLSKRIEKALTNTQSKLKNLSQEKFACAADARKELTKISKEFKYHQVENIEVIEKSPKIKEENQLGKAINNPTMRWIFQCFQSVHLVTFQGKREFYNLTSEMKYILLFLPEACRNYYRYIS is encoded by the coding sequence ATGTTTAGTACAAAAGACCTGGAATTGAAGAAGATAGACCATTTAGGGATAGTAGCAGGAATAGTAGATTCAATAGGGATTGTAGAAATAATTAATAATTTAGTAGGTTCAGAGCCAGGAGAAAAAGTCAGTGCAGGTCAGGTGGTAAAGGCGATGATTTTGAACGGCTTAAGTATGATGTCACAGCCGTTATATATGTTTCCAAAATTCTTTGAATTAATTGCTTGTGAACATTTAATTGGTGTAGGAGTAAAAGCAGAATATCTCAATGATGACAAGCTGGGGAGAGTATTAGATAAATTATTTATAAAAGGACTAGATACAGTATTTTTAGCCGTCAGTTTAAATGCAGTAGAAATATATCAGATATCACTCTCATCATCACACTTGGATTCAACATCATTTCATGTACATGGAGAATATGAAAATAGTTTACCATCAGTAATATTTGAAGATTCAAAAGAATCAGGTTCATTAGAAAAAGAAAATGAAGAGAGTCAATCACCTCAAGCGATAAAGCTGACTTACGGTTATTCTAGAGATCATCGTCCAGATTTAAAACAATTTATTACACAATTAGTATGTTCAGGAGATGGAGATATACCAATATATATAAAAGCAGTATCAGGGAATGAAGTTGATTCTAAAAAATTTGGAGAAATCGCAGTTGAATATCAGAAAAGAATACAAGTTGATAGTTTGATAGTAGCAGATAGCGCATTATATACAGAATCAAATATCAAGTTAATGTCGAGTCTCAAATGGTTAACCAGAGTACCCTTAACGATAAAATCAGCAAAAAACTTAGTGATGAGTTTAGCAGAATCGGAATTTGTTAAAAGTGAAAAAGCAGGATATTCTTATGCCGAGAAGAAAATAACTTATGGAGATATAGAGCAAAGATGGTTAATCGTACAAAGTCAAGATAGAAAAAAATCTGACTTAAAGAAATTATCAAAGAGAATAGAAAAAGCTTTGACTAATACTCAAAGTAAGTTAAAAAACCTATCGCAAGAAAAATTTGCTTGTGCGGCTGATGCTAGAAAGGAATTAACAAAAATAAGTAAAGAATTTAAATATCATCAAGTAGAAAATATTGAAGTTATCGAAAAAAGTCCTAAAATCAAAGAAGAAAATCAATTAGGAAAGGCCATAAACAATCCAACTATGCGGTGGATATTTCAATGTTTTCAATCAGTTCATCTTGTGACTTTTCAAGGAAAAAGAGAATTTTATAATTTGACATCAGAAATGAAGTACATTCTCCTATTCCTCCCAGAAGCTTGCCGTAATTACTACAGATATATAAGTTGA
- the purB gene encoding adenylosuccinate lyase, producing the protein MIERYTLPEMGDLWSETYKLKTWLDVEIAVCEAQAELGYIPAAAVEEIKAKANFDPKRVLEIEAEVRHDVIAFLTNVNEYVGDAGRYIHLGLTSSDVLDTALSLQLVASLDLLLKRLEDVIDAIRKKATAHRNTVMIGRSHGIHAEPITFGFKLAGWLAEVLRHQERLQILKKTIAVGKISGAVGTYANIEPRVEAIACAKLGLKPDIASTQVISRDIHADFVQQLALLAASIERFAVEIRNLQKTDVLEVEEFFAKGQKGSSAMPHKRNPIRSERLTGMARLVRSHAGAVLENVALWHERDISHSSVERVVLPDACILTHFMLHEITQLANNLLVYPENMARNLNCYGGVVFSQRVLLTLIDKGLNREAAYTIVQESAHTAWNKPEGNFRDLISTDPRVTQNLSPAEIEACFDPQHHLKHLEQVYQRLGI; encoded by the coding sequence GTGATTGAGCGTTATACCTTGCCCGAAATGGGCGATTTGTGGAGTGAAACCTATAAGCTGAAAACCTGGCTAGATGTAGAGATCGCGGTTTGCGAAGCACAGGCAGAACTGGGTTATATTCCAGCAGCAGCAGTAGAGGAAATTAAGGCTAAGGCGAATTTTGACCCCAAACGGGTGCTAGAAATTGAGGCAGAAGTTCGTCATGATGTGATTGCTTTCTTGACAAATGTTAATGAATATGTAGGTGATGCAGGACGCTATATTCACTTGGGTTTAACTAGTTCTGATGTTTTGGATACTGCTTTATCGCTACAATTAGTTGCTAGTCTGGATCTGTTGTTAAAACGCCTAGAAGATGTCATTGATGCTATTCGTAAAAAAGCTACTGCACATCGCAATACGGTAATGATTGGGCGATCGCATGGTATTCACGCTGAACCTATTACCTTTGGTTTTAAGTTAGCTGGTTGGTTAGCGGAAGTGTTGCGACACCAAGAACGGTTGCAAATTCTCAAAAAAACGATCGCTGTCGGTAAAATATCAGGTGCAGTGGGGACTTACGCCAACATTGAACCCCGTGTAGAAGCGATCGCTTGTGCAAAACTCGGACTTAAACCCGATATTGCCTCTACTCAGGTAATTTCCCGTGATATTCATGCAGACTTTGTGCAACAGTTAGCATTACTGGCTGCATCCATAGAACGTTTTGCTGTAGAAATTCGTAACCTGCAAAAAACAGACGTTTTAGAAGTTGAAGAATTTTTCGCCAAAGGGCAAAAAGGCTCTAGTGCTATGCCTCACAAGCGTAATCCCATCCGTTCGGAACGATTAACAGGGATGGCACGATTGGTGAGAAGTCATGCAGGGGCAGTATTAGAAAACGTCGCTTTGTGGCACGAACGGGATATTTCCCACAGTTCTGTAGAACGGGTAGTTTTACCAGATGCTTGCATTTTGACTCATTTTATGCTGCATGAAATCACCCAGTTGGCAAATAACCTGTTGGTTTATCCCGAAAACATGGCACGAAATCTTAACTGTTATGGTGGAGTCGTCTTTAGTCAAAGGGTATTATTAACCTTAATAGATAAAGGATTAAATCGAGAAGCAGCCTATACTATAGTCCAAGAAAGCGCCCATACTGCCTGGAACAAACCAGAAGGCAACTTCCGTGATTTAATCAGCACAGATCCTCGCGTCACTCAAAACTTATCCCCCGCAGAAATAGAAGCCTGTTTTGATCCACAACATCATCTCAAGCATTTAGAACAGGTTTATCAAAGATTGGGTATTTAG
- a CDS encoding NAD(P)H dehydrogenase subunit NdhS → MILPGATVRVKNPADTYYRSEGLVQRVSDGKVAVLFEGGNWDKIITFRLTELEPVETTVPKKGK, encoded by the coding sequence ATGATCCTGCCTGGAGCAACTGTTCGCGTCAAAAATCCCGCAGATACATATTATCGGTCTGAAGGACTTGTCCAACGAGTGAGTGATGGTAAAGTAGCTGTATTATTTGAAGGTGGTAATTGGGATAAAATAATTACTTTCCGCTTAACAGAATTAGAACCTGTTGAAACTACAGTTCCGAAAAAAGGGAAATAG
- the rodA gene encoding rod shape-determining protein RodA, protein MLLKPSFPKMRWQFWLKPWQQMDGLLFILPVAVSMFGGLMILSTELKQPVTDWWWHWLIAAIGSTIALFLARCRYENLMQWHWFTYGLTNFSLIAVMLAGTSAKGAQRWISIAGFNVQPSEFAKIGLIITLAALLHKQTASTIENVFRVLAITAVPWALVFLQPDLATSLVFGAIFLGMLYWANANPGWLILMISPVIAAILFSISWPLSTPIVLSKEISLSILGLIWAVAMGIVGWVSLPWKRFGIGAIGSLCLNLLGGELGIFAWNHILKEYQKNRLSVFINPEHDPLGAGYHLIQSRIAIGAGEVWGWGLFKGPMTQLNFVPEQHTDFIFSAVAEEFGLVGCLILLSVFCLICFRLLHVAQTAKDNFGSLLAIGVLSMIVFQLIVNVGMTVGLAPVAGIPLPWMSYGRSAMLTNFIAIGIVESVANYRQRQKYY, encoded by the coding sequence ATGTTATTAAAACCTTCGTTCCCGAAAATGCGTTGGCAATTCTGGCTTAAACCCTGGCAACAAATGGATGGGCTACTATTTATCCTCCCCGTTGCTGTTAGTATGTTCGGGGGGCTAATGATTCTGAGTACAGAATTAAAGCAACCTGTAACTGACTGGTGGTGGCACTGGCTGATAGCGGCGATTGGTTCAACTATTGCCTTGTTTTTAGCTCGTTGCCGTTATGAAAACTTAATGCAGTGGCATTGGTTCACCTACGGGCTAACGAACTTTAGTTTAATAGCTGTGATGCTCGCTGGTACTAGTGCCAAAGGCGCACAGCGTTGGATTAGTATTGCTGGTTTTAATGTCCAACCCTCAGAATTTGCCAAAATAGGGCTAATCATTACCTTAGCTGCGTTGTTACATAAGCAAACTGCTTCTACTATTGAGAATGTTTTCCGTGTCTTGGCAATTACGGCTGTACCTTGGGCATTGGTATTTTTACAGCCAGACTTGGCAACATCACTGGTATTTGGAGCAATATTTTTAGGAATGCTGTACTGGGCAAACGCTAACCCCGGCTGGTTAATACTCATGATTTCTCCGGTCATAGCAGCAATCTTATTTAGTATATCTTGGCCATTATCAACACCCATAGTTTTATCTAAAGAAATATCATTGAGTATATTGGGTTTAATATGGGCAGTAGCGATGGGGATAGTTGGTTGGGTTAGTCTGCCCTGGAAGCGTTTTGGTATTGGTGCTATTGGATCATTATGTCTTAATCTGCTTGGTGGCGAATTAGGCATTTTTGCCTGGAATCATATCTTAAAGGAGTATCAAAAAAACCGACTTAGTGTATTTATTAACCCTGAACATGATCCTCTTGGTGCTGGTTATCACCTGATTCAATCTCGCATTGCTATTGGCGCTGGTGAAGTTTGGGGTTGGGGTTTGTTTAAAGGTCCCATGACTCAACTCAATTTCGTTCCTGAACAACACACAGATTTTATTTTCTCCGCTGTTGCTGAAGAATTTGGTCTGGTGGGGTGCTTAATTTTACTATCAGTTTTTTGCTTGATTTGCTTTCGCTTGCTTCACGTAGCTCAAACAGCCAAAGATAACTTCGGTTCACTTTTAGCTATAGGTGTTTTGTCTATGATTGTGTTTCAACTGATTGTGAATGTTGGTATGACAGTTGGTTTGGCACCAGTGGCGGGGATTCCCCTACCTTGGATGAGTTATGGACGTTCAGCAATGCTGACTAACTTTATTGCGATCGGTATAGTAGAATCTGTAGCTAATTATCGTCAACGCCAGAAGTATTACTGA
- a CDS encoding Mrp/NBP35 family ATP-binding protein: protein MYDVLDSHAVLEVLRPVEDPELRKSLVELNMIRNVKIDGGKVSFTLVLTTPACPLREFIVEDCQKAVKKLPGVTDVSIEVTAETPQQKSLPDRNGVPGIKNIIAVSSGKGGVGKSTVAVNIAVALAQAGAKVGLLDADIYGPNDPTMLGLGDAKINVRSTEAGDILEPAFNHGVKLVSMGFLIDRDQPVIWRGPMLNGVIRQFLYQVEWGELDYLIVDMPPGTGDAQLTLAQSVPMAGAVIVTTPQTVALLDSRKGLRMFQQLNVPVLGIVENMSYFIPPDQPDKQYDIFGSGGGSKTAAELGVPLLGCVPLEISTRIGGDSGMPIVIGEPNSAAAKALKAIALTVAGKVSVNALT, encoded by the coding sequence ATGTATGATGTCCTAGATTCCCACGCAGTCCTAGAAGTGTTGCGACCAGTAGAAGATCCAGAACTTCGCAAAAGCCTGGTAGAGTTAAATATGATTCGCAACGTCAAAATTGACGGTGGCAAGGTTAGTTTCACTTTGGTGTTGACCACTCCGGCTTGTCCTTTACGGGAGTTTATTGTCGAAGATTGTCAAAAAGCTGTTAAAAAGCTCCCTGGTGTTACAGATGTGAGTATAGAAGTAACAGCGGAAACACCCCAGCAGAAAAGCTTACCAGACCGCAACGGTGTACCTGGGATCAAAAATATTATTGCTGTTTCTAGTGGTAAAGGTGGCGTTGGTAAGAGTACAGTAGCCGTAAATATTGCCGTTGCTTTAGCACAAGCTGGCGCTAAGGTTGGTTTATTAGATGCAGATATTTATGGACCTAATGATCCTACCATGTTGGGTTTGGGTGATGCTAAAATTAATGTCCGGTCTACAGAGGCAGGGGACATTCTCGAACCGGCGTTTAATCATGGTGTCAAGCTTGTTTCCATGGGTTTTTTGATTGATCGAGATCAGCCAGTAATTTGGCGCGGTCCGATGCTGAATGGTGTGATTCGTCAGTTTCTTTATCAAGTGGAATGGGGAGAACTGGATTATTTAATTGTGGATATGCCCCCAGGAACTGGAGATGCTCAATTAACTTTAGCCCAATCTGTACCAATGGCAGGGGCAGTTATTGTGACTACACCACAAACGGTAGCTTTGTTGGATTCCCGGAAGGGGTTGCGGATGTTCCAGCAGTTAAATGTTCCAGTTTTGGGAATTGTGGAAAATATGAGCTATTTTATTCCCCCAGATCAACCGGATAAGCAATATGACATTTTTGGTTCTGGTGGTGGTTCAAAAACAGCCGCAGAATTAGGAGTTCCTCTGTTAGGATGTGTACCATTAGAAATTTCTACCAGAATTGGGGGTGATAGTGGTATGCCGATAGTTATTGGTGAACCTAATTCAGCCGCTGCTAAAGCATTGAAGGCGATCGCTCTCACTGTAGCAGGTAAAGTTTCAGTTAATGCTTTGACATAA
- a CDS encoding glycoside hydrolase 100 family protein: protein MQLNKLETSKNIENEAWLALENSILYYKGQPVGTVAAYDSSVEALNYDQCFIRDFVSSALIFLIKGRTDIVKNFLEETLKLQPKEKALDAYKPGRGLIPASFKVVSANGEEFLEADFGEHAIARVTPVDSCLWWLILLRAYVVATQDNSLAYQPEFQTGIRLIMDICLANRFDMYPTLLVPDGACMIDRRMGIYGHPLEIQVLFFAALRAARELLICKGNEDIVEAIDNRLPLLCGHIRQHYWIDINRLNAIYRFKGEEYGKTAVNLFNIYADSLPYYELDKWLPKKGGYFAGNVGPSQMDTRFFTLGNLMAVISDLSTEEQSQAIMNLIEKRWDDLVGDMPVKICYPALQGEEYRVVTGCDPKNIPWSYHNAGSWPVLMWMLAAAAVKTKKPQLAEKAIAIAKVRLSEDEWPEYYDGKKGRLIGKQARKYQTWTIAGYLLAQELIDNPDYLPLISFDKLPPDVVSRACEFEVGGIDPYMNP, encoded by the coding sequence ATGCAACTAAACAAATTAGAGACAAGTAAAAATATAGAAAATGAAGCTTGGCTTGCATTAGAGAATTCAATTCTCTACTACAAAGGTCAGCCCGTTGGTACTGTAGCGGCTTATGATTCATCCGTCGAAGCATTAAATTATGACCAATGTTTTATCCGGGATTTTGTTTCCTCGGCGTTAATTTTTCTGATTAAAGGCAGAACAGATATTGTCAAGAATTTCCTAGAAGAAACATTAAAGTTACAGCCGAAAGAAAAGGCATTAGATGCCTATAAACCCGGTAGAGGATTAATTCCAGCTAGTTTTAAAGTCGTTTCTGCCAATGGGGAAGAGTTTTTAGAAGCTGATTTTGGTGAACACGCGATCGCCAGAGTCACACCTGTAGATTCTTGTTTATGGTGGTTAATTTTATTACGTGCTTATGTAGTTGCTACTCAAGATAATTCCCTGGCTTATCAACCAGAATTCCAAACAGGAATTAGGTTAATTATGGACATCTGTTTAGCTAATCGGTTTGATATGTACCCGACGCTATTAGTTCCTGATGGCGCTTGTATGATAGACAGACGCATGGGAATTTATGGACATCCTTTAGAAATTCAAGTTCTATTTTTTGCCGCTTTACGTGCAGCGCGAGAACTACTAATTTGTAAAGGTAATGAGGATATTGTCGAAGCAATTGATAACCGCTTACCTTTATTATGTGGTCATATTCGTCAGCATTACTGGATAGATATTAATCGTCTGAATGCAATTTATCGCTTTAAGGGTGAGGAATACGGAAAAACGGCGGTTAATCTTTTCAATATTTATGCCGATTCCTTACCTTATTATGAGTTAGATAAATGGCTACCGAAAAAAGGTGGTTATTTTGCCGGAAATGTCGGACCATCACAAATGGATACTCGGTTCTTCACCCTCGGAAATTTGATGGCTGTAATTTCTGACCTTTCCACAGAAGAACAGTCCCAAGCAATTATGAATTTGATTGAAAAACGATGGGATGATTTAGTCGGAGATATGCCCGTTAAAATCTGTTATCCGGCTTTACAAGGTGAAGAATATCGAGTCGTCACAGGATGTGACCCCAAAAATATACCTTGGTCATATCATAATGCTGGTAGCTGGCCTGTCTTAATGTGGATGTTAGCAGCAGCAGCGGTGAAAACAAAAAAACCACAGTTGGCAGAAAAAGCTATTGCAATTGCTAAAGTCAGATTATCGGAAGATGAATGGCCAGAATATTATGATGGAAAAAAAGGCAGATTAATTGGTAAACAAGCAAGAAAGTATCAAACTTGGACAATTGCTGGTTATTTATTAGCGCAGGAACTCATAGATAATCCTGATTATTTACCATTAATTAGTTTTGATAAGTTACCTCCAGATGTGGTTTCTAGAGCCTGTGAGTTTGAAGTTGGTGGGATAGATCCTTACATGAATCCTTAA